A genome region from Dickeya chrysanthemi NCPPB 402 includes the following:
- a CDS encoding ABC transporter substrate-binding protein has translation MKAWCAILLTLILNWPAKAATPDDTLVVAISLNSIISFDPAESFENVSSSCLTSLYQGLVTLDRNQPTQLNPDLALSWREGQRARSLIFTLDPSAVFASGNPVSADDVIYSLTRAVKLNKTPVFILNELGWEPDNIDAQLRKIDDHQLEISWTSDIGSELVLRLLSASVALIVDSKVVEKHSDNGDFGNQWLRSRSAGSGSYQIRHYLPQQALLLESNPYVRRPPAIARVILKDVVDPSVRRLLLLQGDVDVAYDLGADQFSVLENQPGINVNTTASAKIYYLGFNTRSADAPFLGQPAFWQAARWLVDYQGIAKRLLKKQFRVHQNFLPREFDGAAQERPFQLDVEKARRLLNNAGVAPGSRFALLVSNQPPYVEVAQALQDSFARANIRIDVQTVAESELWTRMRSGRFQAVFTYWGPDYIDPNSNASAFALSLPGGQGTLAGRLGWAIPELSRLTRAAASQRDPQVRREIYQQLQQAVRENSPFVVMLQGKRLVAVRNNLLNVRQNIANSMLYFDEISKAQTVSPASR, from the coding sequence ATGAAGGCATGGTGCGCCATTCTGTTGACCCTGATACTCAACTGGCCCGCGAAGGCAGCGACGCCGGATGATACGCTGGTCGTAGCGATTTCGCTCAATAGCATCATCAGTTTTGATCCGGCGGAAAGTTTTGAAAACGTCAGCAGCAGTTGTCTTACCTCGCTTTATCAAGGGCTGGTGACTCTCGATCGTAACCAGCCGACTCAACTGAACCCCGATTTGGCGCTGAGCTGGCGCGAAGGCCAACGCGCGCGAAGCCTGATTTTCACCCTTGATCCCAGTGCGGTGTTCGCTTCGGGCAATCCGGTGTCGGCTGATGATGTGATTTATTCACTGACCCGGGCGGTAAAACTCAATAAAACGCCGGTATTTATCCTGAACGAGCTGGGGTGGGAACCCGATAACATCGATGCGCAACTCCGGAAAATCGACGACCATCAGCTGGAAATAAGCTGGACCAGCGATATCGGCAGTGAACTGGTATTGCGATTGCTGTCGGCCAGTGTTGCACTGATTGTCGATAGCAAGGTGGTGGAAAAGCACAGTGATAACGGCGATTTCGGCAACCAATGGCTGAGAAGCCGTTCGGCAGGGAGCGGCAGTTATCAAATTCGACATTATCTGCCGCAGCAAGCGCTGTTGCTGGAGAGTAACCCTTACGTGCGCCGCCCGCCGGCCATAGCCCGGGTGATTTTAAAAGATGTGGTGGACCCGAGTGTGCGCCGCCTGCTGCTGCTGCAGGGGGATGTCGATGTGGCCTACGACCTGGGGGCCGATCAGTTTAGCGTGCTGGAAAACCAACCCGGCATCAATGTGAATACGACGGCCAGCGCTAAAATTTACTATCTGGGCTTCAATACCCGCAGCGCCGACGCGCCGTTTCTGGGGCAACCCGCGTTCTGGCAGGCCGCGCGCTGGCTGGTCGACTATCAAGGGATTGCGAAGCGGTTGCTGAAAAAACAGTTCAGAGTGCATCAAAATTTTCTGCCGCGGGAGTTTGACGGTGCTGCGCAGGAAAGGCCGTTTCAACTCGATGTAGAAAAAGCGCGGCGGTTATTGAACAACGCCGGGGTAGCGCCGGGTAGCCGGTTTGCATTACTGGTGTCGAATCAGCCGCCCTATGTTGAAGTGGCTCAGGCGCTGCAGGACAGTTTCGCCCGTGCGAATATCCGTATCGACGTGCAGACGGTGGCGGAAAGCGAACTGTGGACGCGGATGCGCAGCGGTCGGTTTCAGGCGGTGTTCACCTACTGGGGGCCGGATTATATCGACCCTAACAGCAATGCCAGCGCGTTTGCCCTTAGTTTGCCCGGAGGACAAGGGACGCTGGCCGGACGACTAGGCTGGGCGATTCCGGAACTGAGCCGACTGACCCGGGCGGCAGCGTCGCAGCGAGATCCGCAAGTGCGGCGCGAGATCTACCAGCAATTACAGCAGGCCGTCAGAGAGAACTCACCGTTTGTGGTGATGCTACAGGGAAAACGGCTGGTTGCAGTACGCAATAACCTATTGAATGTCAGGCAGAACATCGCTAACTCCATGCTCTATTTCGATGAAATCAGTAAAGCCCAAACGGTATCGCCGGCGTCACGGTAA
- a CDS encoding ABC transporter ATP-binding protein, producing the protein MDELMAVVLQRVSVAHWQGYQRHDVVREASFHVAQGECFGLAGPSGSGKSSLLWALAGLNPHWSGAMTLLEQSIKPGRAFELALRRQVQMVFQDPYASLHPRHSLRKTLSDPLRVMGITDIDERLAQGTEQIGLPYHLLDDYPHQLSGGERQLMALLRALLMRPRLLLLDEATAALDTVGQARILNLLNRLREMESLTIIMVSHDCNVMEHMCDRMVWMKDGRLQPR; encoded by the coding sequence ATGGATGAACTGATGGCGGTGGTGCTACAACGGGTTAGCGTGGCGCACTGGCAGGGGTATCAGCGCCATGATGTCGTGCGTGAAGCCAGTTTCCATGTCGCGCAAGGGGAGTGCTTTGGTCTGGCTGGGCCATCCGGTAGTGGAAAATCCTCGCTGTTATGGGCGCTGGCGGGGCTCAATCCCCATTGGTCCGGCGCGATGACGCTGCTTGAACAATCGATAAAGCCCGGTCGGGCATTCGAGCTGGCGTTGCGGCGGCAGGTGCAAATGGTATTTCAGGATCCCTATGCATCATTGCATCCCCGGCACAGCCTGCGTAAAACCTTGAGCGATCCGCTGCGGGTTATGGGCATAACGGATATCGATGAGCGGCTGGCGCAAGGAACCGAGCAGATTGGTTTGCCATACCATTTGCTGGATGATTATCCGCATCAGTTGTCCGGCGGTGAGCGTCAACTGATGGCGCTATTGCGCGCGTTGCTGATGCGCCCGCGCTTGTTGTTGCTGGATGAAGCGACCGCCGCGCTGGATACGGTTGGTCAGGCGCGGATCCTCAATTTACTCAACCGCTTGCGGGAAATGGAGTCGTTGACCATCATTATGGTCAGCCATGATTGTAATGTGATGGAACATATGTGCGACCGCATGGTGTGGATGAAGGACGGCAGGTTGCAGCCGCGTTGA
- a CDS encoding ATP-binding cassette domain-containing protein, with product MPNTDSWLLNVQNLSIWRHGDEPHTLVHPLSFRMRRERVALVGASGSGKSLLAWALMGLLPHECRMQAERLELAGQNLLRFSPRHWRQWRGRRIAMVMQGPKHALNPMRTIGWQIEEPLRLHTQLSRHERRERVLESLNAVGLAETSGVLACYPHQISGGMAQRVMLAMAMITQPDLLIIDERTFALDQETRVQVLSLLDHLLTEQQMGLLLISHDLPLVVHHCAHILVMRQGHLVDTLAASHLPNATHPYTRALWQSRPGKHTHGQRLSIMPDAPGERDNG from the coding sequence ATGCCAAACACTGATTCCTGGTTGCTTAATGTGCAAAACCTGTCTATCTGGCGTCATGGCGATGAGCCGCACACGCTGGTGCATCCATTATCATTTCGTATGCGGCGCGAGCGGGTGGCGCTGGTGGGGGCGTCCGGCTCGGGGAAATCACTGTTGGCCTGGGCGCTGATGGGACTGCTGCCGCACGAATGCCGGATGCAGGCTGAGCGACTGGAACTGGCCGGGCAGAATCTGCTGCGATTTAGCCCACGTCATTGGCGGCAGTGGCGCGGGCGGCGCATAGCCATGGTGATGCAAGGACCGAAACACGCGCTTAACCCGATGCGAACTATCGGCTGGCAGATAGAGGAACCACTGCGGCTACATACTCAGTTGTCGCGGCATGAGCGGCGGGAACGGGTGTTGGAGAGCCTGAATGCGGTCGGTCTGGCGGAAACCAGCGGCGTATTGGCGTGCTATCCCCACCAGATTTCCGGTGGTATGGCGCAACGGGTGATGCTGGCAATGGCGATGATCACCCAGCCCGATTTGCTGATTATCGATGAGCGCACCTTCGCGTTGGATCAGGAAACCCGCGTGCAGGTGTTATCGCTGCTTGACCATCTGCTGACCGAACAGCAGATGGGCCTGTTGCTGATCAGCCATGATTTGCCGCTGGTGGTGCACCACTGCGCTCACATATTGGTGATGCGGCAGGGGCATCTGGTGGATACGCTGGCTGCTTCGCACTTGCCGAATGCCACGCATCCTTATACCCGCGCATTATGGCAATCGCGTCCCGGTAAGCATACCCATGGGCAACGGTTGTCGATCATGCCGGACGCGCCAGGGGAGCGGGATAATGGATGA
- a CDS encoding ABC transporter permease encodes MRRAAVLNSINVCVFMLILLTLVALFAPWLAPFDPYTQNVMHRLQPPGSEHWLGTDGFGRDLLSRVIYGTRPALMIVALILVITIPIGLLVGVGAGYLGGWVDKLLMRLTDIMLALPGLVIALSLVAVLGSGLLNGALALALTAWPQFARQARAETMALRNSEFLAAARMQGISGWRLMYDHVLPLCLPGALARAAMTPGNMILAAAGLGFLGLGAPPPMAEWGAMVAEGSSVMLEQWWVATMPGLAIFLTSLTFNLLGNALRDRLDPRYAKH; translated from the coding sequence ATGCGCCGTGCCGCCGTGCTGAACAGTATTAATGTGTGCGTTTTTATGTTGATCCTGCTGACGCTGGTCGCGTTGTTCGCCCCCTGGCTGGCGCCCTTTGATCCCTATACCCAGAATGTCATGCATCGCCTGCAGCCGCCGGGATCCGAACATTGGCTAGGTACCGATGGTTTTGGTCGCGATCTGTTATCAAGGGTGATTTATGGCACCCGGCCGGCGTTGATGATAGTGGCGTTGATACTCGTCATTACCATTCCTATCGGTCTGTTGGTCGGCGTCGGCGCCGGTTATCTGGGCGGTTGGGTCGACAAGCTGCTGATGCGTTTGACGGACATCATGCTGGCATTGCCTGGGCTGGTGATTGCGTTGTCGCTGGTGGCGGTATTGGGGTCAGGGCTGTTGAACGGTGCTCTGGCGCTGGCATTAACCGCCTGGCCGCAATTTGCCCGTCAGGCGCGGGCTGAAACCATGGCGCTGCGCAATAGCGAGTTTCTGGCGGCTGCGCGAATGCAGGGGATTAGCGGGTGGCGGCTGATGTATGACCATGTCCTGCCATTGTGTCTGCCCGGCGCGCTGGCGCGGGCCGCCATGACGCCGGGCAACATGATTCTGGCCGCCGCCGGCCTTGGTTTTCTGGGGTTGGGGGCACCGCCGCCGATGGCGGAATGGGGGGCAATGGTAGCGGAAGGCAGCAGCGTAATGCTTGAACAGTGGTGGGTCGCCACCATGCCGGGGCTGGCTATTTTTCTGACCAGCCTGACGTTTAATTTGCTGGGTAACGCATTGCGCGACAGGCTGGATCCTCGTTATGCCAAACACTGA
- a CDS encoding ABC transporter permease has translation MSPFYQQIWGTAARPGKVLGGFLSLCLTLLGLLFFTFLLTHLASIDQVLPVTGEHASDATYSQTRQQFGLDQPLWLQFWDYLSALVAGDFGVSRTTSQPVLADLLRTFPATFELATSAIILGFCGGIALAMLSALNPGGVLDYLVRGITLLGYSVPVFWIGLLSLLLFYAVLHWSAGPGRFDDVYQYAAELPTGFVLFGNWSNDLAMFRNALAHLWLPACVLGFVSMSSIARMLRTAILEECGKEYVTLARAMGAGPLRILLFHILPNIQTVMVTVLMLSYASLLEGAILVETVFSWPGVGRYLTTALFAADIPAVLGATLLIGVCFILLNALADALIFLLDPRTR, from the coding sequence ATGAGTCCATTTTATCAACAGATATGGGGAACTGCGGCGCGTCCCGGTAAAGTGCTGGGTGGGTTCCTTTCGTTATGCCTGACATTGTTGGGCCTGTTGTTTTTTACCTTCCTGCTAACCCATCTTGCGTCGATTGATCAGGTGTTACCCGTAACAGGTGAACATGCCAGTGATGCCACGTATAGTCAGACGCGTCAACAATTCGGGCTCGATCAGCCATTGTGGCTGCAATTCTGGGATTACCTTTCTGCACTGGTCGCGGGCGATTTTGGTGTATCGCGCACCACGTCGCAGCCGGTGCTGGCGGATTTACTGCGGACCTTTCCGGCGACCTTTGAACTGGCGACCAGCGCGATTATTCTGGGATTTTGCGGTGGTATCGCCTTGGCCATGTTGTCGGCATTAAACCCCGGCGGAGTGCTGGATTATCTGGTTCGTGGGATAACGTTGCTGGGGTATTCCGTGCCGGTATTTTGGATCGGCCTGCTGAGCCTGCTGCTGTTTTACGCCGTATTGCACTGGTCTGCAGGGCCGGGGCGATTTGATGACGTTTATCAATACGCCGCGGAATTACCGACCGGTTTTGTGCTGTTCGGCAACTGGAGTAACGATCTGGCGATGTTTCGCAACGCGTTGGCGCACCTGTGGCTGCCTGCCTGTGTGTTGGGTTTTGTGTCCATGTCCAGTATTGCCCGTATGCTGCGCACCGCGATCCTGGAGGAGTGCGGTAAAGAGTATGTCACGCTGGCTCGCGCCATGGGGGCCGGCCCACTACGCATCCTGCTGTTCCATATTCTGCCGAATATTCAGACGGTGATGGTGACGGTATTAATGTTGTCTTACGCCAGCCTGCTGGAAGGGGCAATTCTGGTGGAAACGGTGTTCTCCTGGCCGGGGGTGGGGCGTTATCTCACCACGGCGCTGTTTGCCGCCGATATTCCGGCAGTATTGGGCGCGACACTGTTGATTGGCGTCTGCTTTATTTTGCTGAATGCGCTGGCGGATGCACTGATCTTTTTGTTGGACCCCCGTACACGATGA
- a CDS encoding gamma-glutamylcyclotransferase yields the protein MLTRDFLQKADCKTSFGKIDESLLLTPQQREASLACMLASRPDQSPVWVFGYGSLMWNPVFDAEEVCVATLNGWHRTFCLRLTAGRGTHSQPGRMLGLKPGGETTGLAYRLPEATLREELELLWKREMLTGCYRPLWCELRCHCGKAITALVFVTNPEHPLLEADTCIQSIAPLIARASGPLGTNAQYLFALEQELNHYGMADESLSALAQRVRELQQNLSAGA from the coding sequence GTGTTGACGCGTGATTTTTTGCAGAAAGCAGATTGTAAAACCTCGTTTGGCAAAATTGATGAATCGTTGTTGCTGACGCCTCAGCAACGTGAGGCGTCTCTGGCGTGTATGCTGGCCTCCCGTCCCGATCAAAGCCCGGTCTGGGTATTTGGGTACGGCTCTCTGATGTGGAATCCGGTATTTGATGCTGAAGAAGTCTGCGTGGCGACGCTCAACGGCTGGCATCGTACTTTTTGTCTGCGCCTGACTGCCGGCCGTGGTACGCATAGCCAGCCTGGTCGTATGCTGGGGTTGAAACCCGGCGGCGAAACCACAGGATTGGCCTATCGGTTACCGGAAGCCACCCTGCGAGAAGAGCTGGAACTGCTGTGGAAGCGTGAAATGCTGACGGGGTGTTACCGGCCGTTGTGGTGCGAGTTGCGCTGTCATTGCGGTAAGGCGATTACCGCACTGGTGTTTGTCACCAATCCCGAACATCCTCTGCTGGAAGCGGATACCTGCATACAGAGCATCGCGCCGCTGATTGCGCGCGCCAGCGGCCCACTGGGGACCAATGCCCAATACCTGTTCGCACTGGAACAGGAACTGAACCACTATGGTATGGCGGACGAGAGCCTGAGCGCACTGGCGCAGCGGGTACGTGAACTGCAGCAAAACCTGTCCGCCGGCGCGTAA
- the chaA gene encoding sodium-potassium/proton antiporter ChaA, producing MPTSPDAVKTRHHEYTLVLPLLALLVLALWGDARSLPAMVGINLLALVGILASAFSVVRHADVLAHRLGEPYGSLILSLSVVILEVSLISALMATGDAGPTLMRDTLYSIIMIVSGGLVGFALLLGGRKFATQYVNLGGIKQYLMAIFPLAVLVLVFPAALPGGNFSVAQSIIIALISAMMYGVFLLIQTRTHQNLFVYEHEDDGDDGDPHHGKPSAHSSAWHAFWLLIHLAAVISVTKTDSPQLEGLLEAMNAPSQFTGFLVALLILSPEGLGAITAVLRNQVQRAMNLFFGSVLATISLTVPAVTLIATLTGRTLDFALDLPHIVVMLSVLILCQISFSTGRTNVLNGSAHLALFAAYLMTIML from the coding sequence ATGCCGACATCCCCTGACGCGGTGAAAACCCGTCACCACGAATATACTCTGGTTCTTCCTCTGCTGGCGCTGCTGGTGCTGGCATTATGGGGCGATGCCCGCAGCCTGCCTGCTATGGTCGGGATCAATCTGTTGGCGCTGGTGGGGATTCTCGCCAGCGCATTCAGCGTTGTACGTCACGCCGATGTACTGGCGCACCGCCTGGGGGAACCTTATGGCTCGCTGATCCTCAGCCTGTCGGTCGTCATTCTGGAGGTGAGCCTGATTTCAGCGCTGATGGCCACCGGCGATGCCGGCCCGACGCTGATGCGCGATACCCTCTACTCCATCATCATGATCGTCAGCGGCGGTCTGGTCGGTTTTGCCTTGTTGTTGGGCGGGCGCAAGTTCGCCACCCAATACGTTAATCTGGGCGGTATCAAGCAATACCTGATGGCGATCTTTCCGCTGGCGGTGCTGGTGCTGGTCTTTCCGGCGGCCCTGCCGGGCGGCAATTTCTCTGTTGCACAATCCATCATCATCGCGCTGATTTCAGCCATGATGTATGGGGTATTCCTGCTGATTCAGACCCGTACGCATCAGAATCTGTTCGTCTACGAGCACGAAGACGACGGCGACGACGGCGACCCACACCACGGCAAACCCTCGGCGCACAGCTCCGCCTGGCATGCCTTCTGGCTGTTGATACATCTGGCGGCCGTGATTAGCGTCACCAAAACGGACTCCCCGCAACTGGAAGGTCTGCTGGAAGCGATGAATGCACCTTCGCAATTTACCGGTTTCCTGGTGGCGCTGCTCATTTTGTCGCCGGAGGGGCTGGGCGCCATCACCGCCGTGCTGCGCAATCAGGTGCAGCGCGCCATGAATCTGTTTTTCGGCTCGGTGCTGGCCACCATTTCGCTGACGGTTCCTGCCGTGACGCTGATCGCCACTCTCACCGGCAGGACGCTGGATTTCGCACTCGACTTACCGCACATCGTGGTGATGTTATCGGTGCTGATATTGTGCCAGATTTCATTTTCTACCGGCCGTACCAACGTGCTTAACGGCAGTGCGCATCTGGCGCTGTTCGCGGCTTATCTGATGACCATCATGCTGTAA
- the dauA gene encoding C4-dicarboxylic acid transporter DauA, with product MKSHRINGIRPFSALIEACGREKYTLSRFMHDVIAGITVGIIAIPLAMALAIASGVPPQYGLYTSAVAGLVIAVCGGSRYSVSGPTAAFVVILHPVSQQFGLSGLLVATLLSGVFLMLMGLCRLGRLIEYIPLPVTLGFTSGIAITIATMQVKDFFGLTLATEPEHYVEKVAALAQAMPTLNIGDTLIGATTLLVLIIWPRLGIRLPGHLPALLAGTAVMAVLSSFHIDVATIGSRFSYLLADGTRGQGIPAILPHFLLPWNIPAPDGQTMTLSWQSVSALLPAAFSMAMLGAIESLLCAVVLDGMTGRKHHPSSELLGQGIGNMVAPFFGGITATAAIARSAANVRAGATSPIAAVIHALLVLLSLLVLAPWLSYLPLSAMASLLLLVAWNMSEAHKVVDILRRAPHDDILILLLCMTLTVLFDMVIAITVGIVLASLLFMGNVARMTKLSELPGTVADQRLVLRVNGPLFFAAAERLFNELMERVQPYPTIILQWDAVSVLDAGGLNAFRHFVELLPPEKQLIITDIPFQPLKTLARANVTPIANRLGFYATLEQALAETLPPSDKLDS from the coding sequence ATGAAATCACACCGAATTAACGGTATCAGACCGTTCAGCGCGCTCATTGAAGCCTGCGGGCGAGAAAAGTACACGCTATCGCGTTTTATGCATGATGTTATTGCCGGCATCACCGTGGGTATTATCGCCATCCCGCTGGCCATGGCGCTGGCTATCGCCAGCGGCGTTCCCCCACAGTACGGGCTGTATACTTCGGCCGTCGCCGGGCTGGTGATCGCTGTTTGCGGCGGCTCGCGTTACAGCGTTTCCGGCCCTACCGCCGCGTTTGTCGTCATTCTCCATCCGGTATCGCAACAGTTTGGGCTTTCCGGCCTGCTGGTCGCGACGCTGTTGTCCGGCGTATTCCTGATGCTGATGGGGCTATGCCGTTTAGGCCGACTGATTGAATACATTCCCTTGCCGGTGACGCTCGGCTTCACATCCGGTATCGCCATTACTATCGCCACCATGCAGGTCAAAGATTTTTTCGGCCTGACTCTGGCGACCGAGCCTGAGCACTATGTCGAAAAAGTGGCGGCGCTGGCGCAGGCGATGCCGACGCTGAACATCGGCGATACGCTGATCGGCGCTACTACACTGCTGGTATTGATAATCTGGCCACGGCTGGGGATTCGCCTGCCTGGGCACCTCCCTGCGCTGCTGGCCGGCACGGCCGTGATGGCGGTGCTGTCATCCTTCCACATCGATGTCGCCACTATCGGGTCACGCTTTAGTTATCTGCTGGCCGACGGTACGCGTGGACAGGGGATCCCGGCGATCCTGCCGCATTTCTTGCTGCCCTGGAACATCCCTGCGCCGGACGGACAGACCATGACGCTAAGCTGGCAGAGTGTGTCTGCGCTGTTACCGGCGGCGTTTTCCATGGCGATGCTCGGCGCTATCGAGTCGTTGTTATGCGCCGTGGTACTGGATGGCATGACCGGACGCAAACACCATCCCAGCAGCGAACTGCTCGGGCAAGGCATCGGCAATATGGTGGCGCCGTTCTTCGGCGGTATTACCGCCACGGCGGCGATCGCCCGTTCCGCCGCGAATGTACGCGCCGGCGCTACCTCACCGATTGCGGCGGTGATTCATGCCTTGTTGGTGCTGTTGTCGCTGCTGGTGCTGGCGCCCTGGCTCTCTTACCTGCCGCTGTCCGCTATGGCGTCGTTACTGTTGCTGGTCGCCTGGAACATGAGCGAGGCGCATAAAGTGGTGGATATTCTGCGCCGCGCCCCACATGACGATATCCTGATACTGCTGTTGTGTATGACGCTAACGGTGCTGTTCGATATGGTGATCGCCATTACGGTCGGGATTGTACTGGCATCCTTGCTATTCATGGGGAATGTGGCGCGCATGACCAAACTGAGCGAACTGCCCGGCACCGTTGCTGATCAGCGCTTAGTGCTTCGTGTTAACGGCCCGCTGTTCTTTGCCGCCGCAGAACGTTTATTCAATGAACTGATGGAACGCGTCCAACCTTATCCGACCATTATCCTGCAATGGGATGCCGTGTCGGTGCTGGATGCCGGCGGTCTTAACGCTTTCCGCCATTTTGTAGAATTGTTGCCGCCGGAAAAGCAGCTCATCATTACCGATATCCCATTCCAGCCGCTCAAGACGCTGGCCCGGGCGAATGTCACGCCGATTGCGAATCGGCTGGGTTTTTACGCGACGCTGGAGCAGGCGCTGGCAGAAACGCTCCCCCCTTCAGACAAACTCGACTCCTGA
- the rstA gene encoding two-component system response regulator RstA, protein MYKVVFVEDDPEVGKLIAAYLGKHDIDVRIEPRGDNALAFIEEQQPDLVLLDIMLPGKDGMTICRELRPLFAGPIVLLTSLDSDMNHILSLEMGADDYILKTTPPAVLLARLRLHFRQYAAAPQPAAMEKNTPEKVQVQVHKSLHFGLLCIDPVNRDVTLADENIPLSTSDFDLLWLLATHAGQIMDREALLKALRGVSYDGMDRSIDVAISRLRKKLYDNALEPVRIKTIRNKGYLFAPNAWETVVP, encoded by the coding sequence ATGTATAAAGTTGTTTTTGTTGAAGATGATCCGGAAGTCGGCAAATTGATCGCAGCCTACCTGGGCAAACATGATATTGATGTGCGCATCGAGCCTCGTGGTGATAACGCGCTGGCCTTCATCGAAGAACAACAGCCCGATCTGGTGCTTCTGGACATTATGTTGCCCGGTAAAGACGGCATGACGATTTGCCGGGAATTGCGCCCGCTGTTCGCCGGCCCCATCGTGTTGCTCACCTCCCTCGACAGCGACATGAACCATATCCTGTCGCTGGAGATGGGCGCCGATGACTATATTCTGAAAACCACGCCGCCGGCAGTACTGCTGGCCCGGTTAAGATTACATTTTCGTCAGTATGCCGCCGCGCCGCAGCCGGCGGCGATGGAGAAAAATACACCGGAAAAAGTGCAGGTTCAGGTGCATAAATCGCTGCATTTCGGCCTGTTGTGTATTGATCCGGTCAACCGCGACGTCACACTGGCGGACGAAAATATTCCCCTCTCCACATCGGATTTCGATCTGCTGTGGCTACTGGCGACCCACGCCGGGCAGATCATGGACCGTGAGGCGCTGCTCAAGGCATTACGTGGCGTCAGCTACGATGGGATGGATCGCAGTATCGACGTCGCTATCTCGCGCCTGCGTAAAAAACTGTACGACAACGCCCTGGAGCCGGTACGCATCAAAACCATTCGCAATAAAGGCTACCTGTTCGCGCCTAATGCCTGGGAGACCGTAGTACCATGA